One Heptranchias perlo isolate sHepPer1 unplaced genomic scaffold, sHepPer1.hap1 HAP1_SCAFFOLD_43, whole genome shotgun sequence genomic window carries:
- the LOC137312670 gene encoding histone H2A.J-like produces MSGRGKTGGKARAKAKSRSSRAGLQFPVGRVHRLLRKGNYAERVGAGAPVYLAAVLEYLTAEILELAGNAARDNKKTRIIPRHLQLAIRNDEELNKLLGRVTIAQGGVLPNIQAVLLPKKTSTVSTKSK; encoded by the coding sequence atgtctggaagaggaaaaaccggcggtaaagcacgggccaaggccaagtctcgctcatcccgggccggactgcagttccctgtgggccgtgttcacaggctcctgcgaaaggggaactacgctgaacgtgtgggtgccggagccccggtctatctggctgctgtgctcgagtatctgacggctgaaatcctcgagctggccggcaacgcggcccgggacaataAGAAGACCcgtatcatccccagacacctgcagctggccatccgcaacgacgaggagctcaacaagcttctgggacgggtgaccatcgctcagggcggggtgctgcctaatatccaggccgtgctgctgccgaagaaaaccagcactgtgagcaccaagagcaaataa